The Pseudodesulfovibrio alkaliphilus genome has a window encoding:
- a CDS encoding cytochrome c3 family protein: MKKSLMICLMVAALVCVFALPAVIAGAAVPETVTMKAPDGVEMTRTEVVFPHKAHEGLGIDCFVCHHTNDSKDSITGCSVDGCHSVVDLSKDGKKDPTGFYAAFHGKSDASCLQCHKNEKKAGKNPPVACKDCHK, encoded by the coding sequence ATGAAAAAATCTCTGATGATCTGTCTCATGGTTGCCGCGCTGGTTTGCGTTTTCGCGCTGCCCGCGGTCATCGCCGGTGCCGCGGTGCCGGAAACCGTGACCATGAAGGCCCCTGATGGCGTTGAGATGACCCGGACCGAGGTTGTCTTCCCGCACAAGGCCCACGAAGGCCTCGGCATTGACTGCTTCGTGTGTCACCACACGAACGACTCCAAGGACTCCATCACCGGCTGTTCCGTTGATGGCTGCCACTCCGTGGTCGATCTCAGCAAGGATGGCAAGAAGGACCCGACAGGTTTCTACGCCGCCTTCCATGGCAAGTCCGATGCTTCTTGTCTGCAGTGCCACAAGAACGAGAAGAAGGCCGGGAAGAATCCCCCGGTGGCTTGCAAGGACTGCCACAAGTAG